One window from the genome of Leuconostoc suionicum encodes:
- a CDS encoding YebC/PmpR family DNA-binding transcriptional regulator — MSGHSKWHNIQGRKNAQDAKRGKIFQKIAHDLYVAAKAGGADPDMNASLRLVVEKAKAANMPKENIQRALDKASGANGAKFEEVTYEGYGTAGVAVLVEASTDNINRTVSSVRNSFKHAGGALGTSGSVAFQFDRRGYLAIDRSAFPDLDEDTILEAALEAGAEDVQTSDDVFEIYTEPADFQSVESALTEAGYVFEEAEVTMIAQNPMDISEEDREKLDKLVDELEENEDVLAVYTTAD, encoded by the coding sequence ATGTCAGGACACAGTAAATGGCATAACATTCAAGGTCGTAAAAACGCCCAAGATGCTAAGCGTGGAAAAATTTTTCAAAAGATAGCGCACGACTTATATGTTGCTGCAAAGGCTGGCGGTGCTGATCCAGATATGAACGCATCGTTACGTCTAGTTGTTGAAAAAGCCAAGGCTGCTAACATGCCAAAGGAAAATATTCAACGTGCTTTAGATAAAGCTTCAGGTGCCAATGGTGCCAAATTCGAAGAAGTAACCTATGAGGGTTATGGTACTGCTGGCGTGGCTGTTCTAGTTGAGGCGTCTACAGACAATATCAATCGTACAGTATCGAGTGTTCGTAATTCATTTAAGCATGCTGGTGGTGCATTAGGAACCTCTGGTTCAGTTGCATTCCAATTTGATCGTAGGGGATACTTGGCTATTGACCGTAGCGCATTCCCAGATTTGGATGAAGATACAATTTTGGAAGCTGCATTAGAAGCGGGTGCGGAAGATGTTCAAACGTCTGATGATGTATTTGAAATCTATACGGAACCAGCTGATTTTCAATCAGTTGAATCGGCTTTGACTGAAGCTGGTTATGTGTTTGAAGAAGCAGAAGTGACAATGATTGCTCAAAATCCCATGGACATTTCTGAAGAAGACCGTGAAAAGCTTGATAAGTTAGTAGATGAACTGGAAGAAAACGAAGACGTTTTGGCAGTTTATACGACAGCAGATTAA
- a CDS encoding phosphatidylglycerophosphatase A family protein, giving the protein MTKELQESAIATLARRGVTTNDIAEGTRTFLSDKYKDTINEEVLAKSITHVLYKDEVADIILTAIYLDEQAEVMPDDQPLKARLQRDANGHNVDEILAIAITQQFSAAATVHYGLLDDLKPGLIGEINDKTDSINVYLDDILAALIASSAMSYLELLGGNQY; this is encoded by the coding sequence ATGACTAAAGAATTACAAGAATCAGCAATTGCAACGCTTGCACGTCGAGGTGTGACCACCAACGATATCGCCGAAGGCACACGTACATTTTTGAGTGATAAATACAAAGATACTATTAATGAAGAAGTATTGGCCAAATCTATTACACATGTTCTTTACAAAGATGAAGTAGCTGATATTATTTTGACCGCGATATACCTTGATGAACAAGCAGAAGTTATGCCCGATGACCAACCCTTAAAAGCGCGTTTGCAACGCGATGCCAATGGTCATAATGTTGATGAAATTTTGGCGATTGCGATAACACAGCAATTTTCTGCTGCCGCAACTGTACATTATGGTTTGCTAGATGACTTAAAACCAGGGTTAATTGGCGAAATTAATGACAAAACAGACAGTATTAATGTTTATTTGGACGATATCTTGGCAGCTTTGATTGCTAGTTCAGCAATGTCGTATTTAGAATTATTAGGTGGAAATCAATACTAG
- a CDS encoding 3-phosphoglycerate dehydrogenase family protein, with protein sequence MTNIKTYNAISSKGLDYLKAHHYDINGNDAPKGILLRSQNLHDEPIDDNVRAIVRAGAGFNNIPVEELSKRGIAIFNTPGGNANAVKELTIASLVLAARPVVGAIQFANDTRGGDVSLRTESNKGGYRGTELAGKKLGVIGLGNVGSKVANTALALDMDVIGYDPGLNANTAWRVDRHIVHARSVEEVLEQADYVTVHIPLEEKNRYFIDADKLHLMKPTAALLNLSRGGIVDDEAAKEALDNDQLRVYITDFADSVLFDNPKVIITPHIGGSTIEAEDTSALMAARQLDEYLTTGNIVNSVNYPDINEPFTTKYRVGIIHENVPNMLGQISKFFGDHNINIEQLSNRAVGNYAYTMVAINDFTEEQQELVKTALDEIPHVILTRRYVNPRI encoded by the coding sequence ATGACAAATATTAAAACTTATAACGCTATTAGTTCTAAAGGACTGGACTATTTGAAAGCCCATCACTACGACATTAACGGTAATGATGCGCCGAAGGGTATCTTGTTACGTTCACAAAATTTACACGATGAACCAATCGATGATAATGTTCGTGCCATTGTTCGTGCTGGTGCTGGCTTTAATAATATTCCTGTTGAGGAATTATCAAAACGTGGTATTGCTATTTTTAATACCCCTGGTGGGAATGCAAATGCCGTGAAAGAACTAACAATCGCATCACTAGTTTTAGCAGCACGACCAGTAGTTGGTGCTATACAATTTGCTAATGATACACGGGGCGGGGATGTGTCTTTGCGCACAGAGTCAAATAAAGGTGGTTACCGTGGTACAGAACTAGCAGGAAAGAAACTGGGTGTTATTGGTTTAGGAAACGTTGGATCAAAGGTTGCTAATACAGCTTTAGCTCTGGATATGGATGTTATTGGCTATGATCCTGGGTTGAATGCCAATACAGCTTGGCGTGTCGATCGTCATATTGTTCATGCAAGAAGTGTTGAGGAAGTATTAGAACAAGCCGACTATGTGACTGTTCATATTCCATTAGAAGAGAAAAATCGTTATTTCATTGATGCGGATAAATTGCATCTGATGAAGCCAACAGCTGCATTGCTCAACCTGTCAAGAGGCGGTATTGTTGATGATGAAGCTGCAAAAGAAGCCTTGGATAATGATCAGTTACGTGTCTATATCACTGATTTTGCTGACAGTGTTTTGTTTGACAATCCTAAGGTTATTATTACGCCACATATTGGTGGATCAACTATTGAAGCAGAGGACACCAGCGCTTTGATGGCTGCACGTCAACTGGATGAGTATTTAACAACAGGAAATATTGTAAATTCAGTTAATTATCCAGATATTAATGAACCATTCACGACCAAGTATCGTGTTGGTATTATTCACGAAAACGTGCCAAATATGTTGGGACAAATTTCAAAGTTCTTTGGTGATCATAACATCAACATTGAACAGCTAAGTAACCGTGCTGTTGGGAATTATGCCTATACAATGGTGGCGATTAACGACTTTACTGAAGAACAGCAAGAGTTGGTGAAAACAGCTTTGGATGAAATCCCACACGTTATCTTAACTCGTCGTTATGTTAACCCAAGAATATAA
- the serC gene encoding 3-phosphoserine/phosphohydroxythreonine transaminase translates to MTNYNFSAGPGVLPTPVLTKIKNEFIKNEFTHMSIIEISHRSTQFEEIINSAEERLRDLMNISDDYGVAFIQGGGSTQFEMLPLNFANNKNRIAVLDSGNFASKAAQAAVNIGKQATILDSSKMDHYHHLPMLSTDFNADEYDYLHLTTNNTIEGATYHQSILPKTTGRLTADMSSNILAEPYDVNDFDAIFAGAQKNLGPAGVTVAIVKKDWLKEQSIENVGSMLRYQNYLDKHSMYNTPPVFSLYALNLVLEWVQEQGGVDSMYAQNIEKSSKLYDYLDNSTFYHALVDESARSLTNVVFTTADLERDQAIAKDATKEGLFNLSGHRSVGGFRASLYNAQPIEAVDALITFLKKAENNYK, encoded by the coding sequence ATGACAAACTACAATTTTTCTGCTGGTCCAGGTGTTCTACCAACGCCAGTTCTCACTAAGATTAAAAATGAATTCATCAAAAATGAATTTACGCATATGTCCATCATAGAAATCTCGCATCGATCCACGCAATTTGAAGAAATTATTAACAGTGCTGAAGAACGTTTACGTGATTTGATGAATATATCAGATGATTATGGTGTGGCATTTATTCAAGGTGGGGGATCGACGCAATTTGAAATGTTGCCACTGAACTTTGCCAATAATAAGAATAGAATTGCTGTTTTAGATTCAGGTAACTTTGCTTCAAAGGCAGCGCAGGCAGCAGTTAATATTGGCAAACAGGCGACAATTTTGGACAGCTCCAAAATGGATCATTATCATCATTTACCTATGTTATCTACAGATTTCAACGCTGATGAGTATGATTACCTACATCTAACAACCAACAATACAATTGAGGGCGCTACCTACCATCAATCGATTTTGCCTAAAACTACTGGTCGATTAACAGCGGATATGAGTTCAAATATTTTGGCAGAGCCATATGATGTCAATGATTTTGATGCTATTTTTGCGGGGGCGCAAAAGAACCTTGGGCCAGCTGGTGTTACCGTTGCTATCGTCAAAAAAGATTGGCTAAAAGAACAAAGTATTGAAAATGTAGGCTCAATGTTGCGTTATCAAAACTACTTGGACAAGCATTCAATGTATAATACACCGCCAGTATTTTCGCTTTACGCTCTGAACTTAGTGCTTGAGTGGGTACAAGAGCAGGGAGGCGTTGACAGTATGTATGCGCAAAATATTGAGAAGTCTTCAAAATTGTATGATTACCTAGATAACTCTACGTTTTATCACGCATTGGTTGATGAATCGGCACGTTCACTGACAAATGTTGTCTTTACTACAGCAGACTTAGAACGAGATCAAGCAATAGCCAAAGACGCAACTAAAGAAGGTTTATTTAATTTAAGTGGCCATCGGTCGGTTGGCGGTTTCCGTGCTTCATTATACAATGCACAACCTATTGAAGCTGTTGATGCCTTAATTACATTTTTGAAGAAAGCAGAAAATAATTACAAATGA
- the pta gene encoding phosphate acetyltransferase, with protein MELFEQLKNKINGQNKTIVFPEGEDPRIQGAAIRLAADNLIEPILLGDAQEISKTAQAHNFDLSNIETIDPASYDKNELAKLNATLVERRKGKTDAETAAKWLQNVNYFGTMLVYTGKADGMVSGAVHPTGDTVRPALQIIKTAPGSSRISGAFIMQKGEERYVFADAAINIDIDSNTMAEIAIQSARTAQVFDIEPKVAMLSFSTKGSAKSPLVDKVATATALAKKLAPELADSIDGELQFDAAFVESVAAAKAPDSKVAGKANTFIFPSLEAGNIGYKIAQRLGGFEAIGPILQGLAKPVSDLSRGANEEDVYKVAIITAAQAL; from the coding sequence ATGGAACTTTTTGAGCAATTAAAAAATAAAATTAACGGTCAAAATAAGACAATTGTATTTCCGGAAGGTGAAGATCCCCGTATCCAAGGGGCAGCTATCAGATTAGCAGCTGATAATTTGATTGAGCCAATATTATTGGGGGACGCACAGGAAATTTCAAAAACTGCCCAAGCCCATAACTTTGATTTATCGAACATAGAGACTATTGATCCTGCTTCATATGATAAGAATGAATTGGCAAAATTAAATGCGACACTTGTCGAAAGACGCAAGGGAAAGACAGACGCTGAGACAGCTGCAAAGTGGCTACAAAATGTTAACTATTTTGGGACAATGCTGGTTTATACTGGTAAAGCTGACGGTATGGTGTCAGGCGCAGTACATCCAACTGGTGATACAGTTCGTCCTGCGTTGCAGATTATTAAAACGGCGCCTGGTTCATCACGTATCTCTGGTGCATTCATTATGCAAAAAGGCGAAGAGCGTTATGTATTTGCAGACGCTGCCATTAACATTGACATTGATTCGAACACGATGGCTGAAATTGCAATACAATCAGCCCGCACCGCTCAAGTGTTTGATATTGAACCAAAAGTTGCGATGCTTTCATTTTCAACTAAGGGCTCCGCGAAATCACCCTTGGTTGATAAGGTAGCAACGGCTACTGCATTGGCTAAGAAGTTAGCACCTGAACTGGCGGACTCAATTGATGGAGAGTTACAGTTTGATGCTGCGTTTGTTGAATCTGTTGCTGCTGCAAAAGCGCCTGATTCAAAAGTTGCAGGTAAAGCGAATACATTTATTTTCCCAAGTTTAGAAGCAGGTAATATTGGCTATAAGATTGCACAACGCTTGGGTGGTTTTGAAGCGATTGGACCTATTTTACAAGGCTTAGCAAAGCCTGTTTCTGATTTATCGCGAGGAGCCAATGAAGAAGATGTTTATAAAGTAGCTATTATTACCGCTGCACAAGCATTATAA
- a CDS encoding uracil-DNA glycosylase: MPLSHTTWAPAVKAKLNPEYLKQVAQFIQSTYREDAHIFPQQKNIFAALEKTPLPETKVVIMGQDPYHNIGQAQGLSFSVPENVPAPPSLQNILKELSTDVGPRQSHDLTSWSTQGVLLLNAVLTVPEGQANAHQGKIWEPLTDSLIQIASEDDAPKVFILWGKFAQSKRQFIDESKHLVLMSAHPSPLSAYRGFFGSQPFSKANHFLVAKGRQPIDWLK; the protein is encoded by the coding sequence ATGCCATTATCACATACAACTTGGGCACCAGCTGTTAAGGCCAAGTTAAATCCTGAGTATTTAAAACAAGTCGCGCAGTTTATTCAATCAACCTACCGGGAAGATGCTCATATTTTTCCACAGCAAAAAAACATATTTGCTGCTCTTGAGAAAACACCTTTGCCTGAGACGAAAGTGGTCATCATGGGGCAAGATCCATACCACAATATAGGTCAGGCCCAAGGATTGAGCTTCTCAGTTCCTGAAAACGTTCCAGCACCACCTTCCTTACAGAATATTTTAAAAGAGCTTTCGACAGATGTTGGGCCTCGTCAATCTCATGATTTAACCAGCTGGTCCACACAGGGTGTATTGCTACTAAATGCTGTGTTAACAGTTCCAGAAGGGCAGGCTAATGCGCATCAAGGGAAAATTTGGGAGCCGTTGACGGATAGTTTGATTCAAATTGCTTCTGAAGATGATGCACCGAAAGTTTTTATTTTGTGGGGAAAATTTGCTCAATCGAAACGTCAATTTATTGATGAGTCTAAGCATCTCGTTTTAATGAGTGCGCATCCAAGCCCACTATCAGCTTACCGTGGCTTTTTTGGAAGTCAACCATTCTCAAAAGCAAATCACTTTTTAGTTGCTAAGGGGCGACAACCTATTGATTGGTTGAAATGA
- a CDS encoding LURP-one-related/scramblase family protein, giving the protein MTKYYLRQRHSINDGVNIVFDQDFKASYLVSGRSGKKSDEIQVQDMSGRVLVRIRQTSYGIIPRFTLNYRGHIVGSISFTLGHISDFVYVRHLGWLISGNFIANRYFIYHNTKKLLSVKPENRPDGLYNQLNVTFDAQAPVHIAIAALLDIWGVKSNPLKHFNWLKGPNNLSYRSTYTK; this is encoded by the coding sequence ATGACAAAATATTACTTACGTCAACGACATAGTATTAATGATGGCGTCAACATTGTTTTCGACCAAGATTTTAAAGCGTCTTATTTAGTGTCTGGCCGTTCTGGTAAAAAATCTGACGAAATTCAAGTTCAAGACATGTCCGGCCGCGTTTTGGTGCGTATCCGCCAAACATCTTATGGTATTATACCAAGATTTACCCTCAACTACCGTGGGCATATCGTCGGATCAATTAGTTTTACATTAGGCCATATTAGTGACTTTGTTTATGTTCGACATTTAGGCTGGTTGATATCTGGTAATTTCATTGCAAATCGATACTTCATATACCACAATACCAAAAAATTGCTTAGTGTGAAACCGGAAAATCGACCAGATGGCCTATATAATCAATTGAATGTCACATTTGATGCTCAGGCTCCTGTTCATATCGCAATTGCCGCGTTACTCGATATTTGGGGCGTAAAATCAAATCCACTAAAACACTTTAACTGGCTCAAAGGGCCAAATAACTTATCCTATCGCTCAACATACACAAAATAA
- a CDS encoding PTS transporter subunit IIC, protein MAQNAITPQRQINTDAIKEKAVQEKESIRDTVYKVSAAVSNAILVTLGMGLLLQTIAGFIHWAPMVQMGAITKIMLPAAFGAAIASQMKTNTMVMFSAMAASAVGANAVFFTDKAVQGVTATGYAGAQAAGSAVMTTGQPISAVIAGLIAVLFGKWLSGKTPLDMVIVPAATTIVGTVSGYYLAAVTTPALVAVGKFIASSVAVNPIIGTAIVAMVFGAMTMTPASAAALAVAIGATGVTSPEAAGAILIGTTAVFVGFPAMSFHENKIGATIAQGIVTPKIQFPNLTENPALIIPPMIGAAIAAPIATIAFNVTAPFSMAGIGFNSFIVPLALAGSNPAAFAAYMIIGVGVPVIVSFVGYRFMRKMGWAKPQQLHLEMI, encoded by the coding sequence ATGGCACAAAACGCAATTACACCACAACGTCAGATCAATACAGATGCAATTAAAGAAAAGGCTGTGCAAGAGAAAGAATCAATCCGTGATACAGTTTATAAAGTTAGTGCTGCAGTATCAAATGCCATTTTGGTTACTTTGGGCATGGGCTTGTTGTTACAAACAATTGCTGGATTCATCCATTGGGCGCCAATGGTGCAAATGGGCGCAATTACAAAGATTATGTTACCGGCAGCATTTGGAGCGGCGATTGCTTCACAAATGAAAACCAATACTATGGTGATGTTTAGTGCTATGGCTGCTTCGGCGGTTGGTGCGAATGCTGTTTTCTTCACTGACAAGGCTGTGCAAGGCGTCACAGCAACAGGATATGCTGGTGCACAAGCTGCTGGTTCAGCTGTGATGACTACTGGACAACCAATATCAGCTGTTATTGCTGGTTTGATTGCAGTATTGTTTGGCAAGTGGTTGAGTGGTAAAACACCTCTGGACATGGTCATTGTTCCTGCCGCCACAACAATTGTTGGTACTGTTTCAGGTTATTATTTGGCAGCAGTAACAACGCCAGCTTTGGTTGCAGTTGGAAAATTCATTGCTTCTAGTGTCGCTGTCAATCCAATTATTGGTACCGCTATTGTGGCAATGGTCTTTGGTGCAATGACGATGACACCAGCTTCAGCAGCAGCATTAGCTGTTGCAATTGGCGCAACGGGTGTAACTTCACCAGAGGCTGCAGGAGCAATCTTAATTGGTACAACAGCTGTATTCGTTGGCTTCCCCGCAATGTCATTTCACGAAAACAAAATTGGCGCAACAATTGCTCAAGGTATTGTTACACCAAAGATTCAATTTCCTAATTTGACAGAGAATCCTGCCTTGATTATTCCACCAATGATCGGTGCCGCAATTGCTGCACCAATCGCAACAATCGCGTTTAATGTTACTGCACCTTTCTCAATGGCTGGTATTGGATTTAATTCGTTTATCGTTCCGTTGGCATTGGCTGGTTCAAATCCTGCTGCGTTTGCCGCTTACATGATTATCGGCGTAGGTGTACCCGTGATCGTTTCATTTGTTGGTTATCGTTTCATGCGTAAGATGGGTTGGGCAAAGCCACAACAATTACACTTGGAAATGATTTAA
- a CDS encoding methyltransferase domain-containing protein produces the protein MTMKIKLEQYAQQFSDSPDTLVKINAARKTLQSLAQHTLPDHPLPQLSFSSQDILSDLRLMPLDDLLSEFRQTIIKSFGVWHLPNKLWLSDLNQFIDGRRVLEIMAGNGVISSQLRLSGNNVIATDNFDWHGQDIQHPDLWTEVSCLDALKAIKTMAYDVVILSWAPDTDETDWQVLQTLRALHFNGDFIVIGEKNGATNSQLFWQNAKLLHPKKLNQYHQPFDFISDQVWLVQ, from the coding sequence ATGACGATGAAGATTAAACTAGAGCAATATGCTCAGCAGTTTTCTGACAGCCCAGATACATTGGTTAAAATAAATGCAGCTCGTAAGACATTACAGTCCCTTGCTCAGCATACTTTACCCGACCACCCCTTACCTCAGCTTAGTTTTTCTAGTCAAGACATTCTATCCGATTTACGACTGATGCCTCTTGATGATTTACTTTCTGAATTTCGACAAACAATTATTAAGTCTTTTGGCGTCTGGCATTTACCAAATAAGCTTTGGTTATCGGATTTAAATCAATTTATTGATGGCCGACGAGTTTTAGAAATTATGGCAGGAAATGGCGTTATTTCTAGCCAATTGCGACTTTCTGGCAATAACGTAATCGCAACAGATAATTTCGATTGGCACGGTCAAGATATACAGCATCCTGATTTATGGACAGAAGTTAGCTGTTTAGATGCATTGAAGGCTATAAAAACAATGGCTTATGATGTGGTTATTCTAAGCTGGGCACCTGATACCGATGAAACAGACTGGCAAGTTCTACAAACCTTACGTGCGCTACACTTTAATGGTGACTTTATTGTCATTGGTGAAAAAAATGGCGCAACCAATTCACAATTATTTTGGCAGAATGCAAAACTATTACACCCAAAAAAGTTAAATCAATATCATCAACCATTTGATTTTATTAGTGATCAAGTTTGGTTAGTACAATAA